In Molothrus aeneus isolate 106 chromosome 3, BPBGC_Maene_1.0, whole genome shotgun sequence, a single genomic region encodes these proteins:
- the SNX5 gene encoding sorting nexin-5 produces the protein MALLRGDSQDKLRSVSVDLNVDPSLQIDIPDALSEKDRVKFTVHTKTTLPAFQSPEFSVTRQHEDFVWLHDTLTETEEYAGLIIPPAPSKPDFDGPREKMQKLGEGEVSMTKEEFAKMKQELEAEYLAVFKKTVSSHEIFLQRIASHPVLSKDRNFHVFLEYDQDLSVRRKNTKEMFGGFLKSVVKSADEVLFSGVKEVEDFFEQEKTFLVNYYNRIKDACAKADKMTRSHKNVADDYIYTSACLNSLALEEPTVIKKYLLKVAELFEKLRKVESRVSSDEDLKLSELLRYYMLNIEAAKDLLYRRTRALVDYENSNKALDKARLKSKDVRLAEAHQQDCCQKFEKISESAKQELMSFKQKRIAAFRKNLIEMAELEIKHAKNNVSLLQSCIDLFKN, from the exons ATGGCTCTGCTCCGTGGGGACTCGCAGGACAAG CTGAGGTCTGTATCTGTAGACCTGAATGTCGATCCTTCTCTCCAAATTGACATCCCTGATGCCCTAAGTGAAAAGGACAGAGTGAAGTTCACTGTGCACACTAAG ACTACACTGCCAGCTTTTCAAAGCCCTGAGTTTTCAGTTACAAGGCAGCACGAAGACTTTGTGTGGTTACATGATACACTCACTGAAACTGAGGAGTATGCAGGACTCATT ATACCTCCAGCACCTTCAAAGCCTGACTTTGATGGTCCCAGAGAGAAGATGCAGaagctgggggaaggagaggtgTCCATGACAAAAGAAGAGTTTGCTAAAATGAAGCAAGAGCTGGAAGC TGAATACCTCGCTGTCTTCAAGAAGACTGTCTCATCACATGAGATCTTCCTGCAGCGGATTGCTTCTCATCCTGTGCTCAGCAAGGATCGcaatttccatgttttcctggAGTATGACCAGGAC CTGAGTGTGCGGAGGAAAAACACTAAAGAGATGTTTGgtggctttttaaaaagtgtagTAAAGAGTGCTGATGAGGTCCTCTTCTCTGGAGTCAAG GAAGTAGAAGATTTTTTTGAGCAAGAGAAGACTTTTCTTGTGAACTACTACAACAGAATCAAGGATGCATGTGCAAAAGCAGATAAGATGACAAGATCTCATAAAA ATGTTGCAGATGACTATATTTATACTTCAGCTTGTTTGAACAGCCTGGCATTAGAAGAGCCTACAGTTATCAAAAA GTACTTGTTGAAAGTTGCAGAGCTCTTTGAGAAACTCAGG AAGGTAGAGAGTAGAGTTTCATCTGATGAGGACTTAAAACTCTCTGAACTGTTGAGATACTACATGCTCAATATAGAAGCTGCTAAG gATCTTCTGTACAGGCGAACCCGGGCTCTTGTTGACTATGAGAACTCGAACAAAGCTCTAGACAAAGCCAGACTAAAGAGCAAGGATGTCAGGCTGGCTGAGGCACATCAACAGGATTGCTGTCAGAAGTTTGAAAAGATTTCAGAATCTGCTAAACAAG AACTGATGAGCTTCAAGCAGAAGAGAATAGCAGCATTCCGTAAAAACTTAATTGAAATGGCAGAACTGGAAATAAAGCACGCAAAG AACAATGTGtctctcctgcagagctgtaTTGACTTGTTCAAGAACTGA